The nucleotide window CAGTCTTCCTTGATTACTtgatttctttgtctaacattaGGGTTTCTTCATCCTCCAAGCTCTCAAACACAGTACATTTGCACTCCTTTTGCGTGATTTAtgcataattaaaagaaataaatttgtgAAGTAAATttgtgaagaaaagaaaataaaaaattaaattcaatacagtgatttttttaatgttttttttttaaattccaaaAAGTAGTTTTTGGAATGTCATTTTAGATTTTGTATTTCTGAAAGTATTTTCtagaatacaaaatataaaacgaCATTCCAGAAATTTATTGTTGTATTCTAGAAATTAATTTCCAAAatgttgttttatattttgcatttcagaaaataattttcagaaCTAAAAAACTAAAACGTCATTTTGGAAACTGCGTTCcagaataataattaaacagcATATAGGAgtattttgggtaaaaaaaaataattaaaataaaaggggAGTGAATATAGCATTTGCCATTTGATATCCAAAGGGCCAAACCCTGATGCCCATAGGCGGTTTCAAGGCCCGGCTACCCTGGGCAATTGCCCAGGCTCTGGCATAAcccttttaattttatgttactaatatttttctttttttttttggtgttgtactattatttttctttattaatgaaTTAAACGGGCAACTATCATGTTTAGCACGCAGATTCAACAAAAAGTATCTTGATGTTAAATAGTTAGTTGAACTAGCTGGCATAACCCTTTTTGTGGACTGTGTATTCTTAtccttcactcttttttttttttttcttggtagaATTTTCCTTCTCATTTATTTACCCTTTGTAAACAATAATTACCATAATTCATGCAATAGGGTAATAACAACTATAGAAACACCAATCACATGAATTCATTATTATTGGTCAGCTTTTTCACAAATTTACTATGAGCTTAAAGCAAATATCATGTGATGTTGTTCTATAAATCTAAGTTGTACATTTATCAATTACTAGTATTTTAgtgaatgtttattttatataactaaaatttataatttataataaataaatacttatatataaattatgaaataattttacacaaacataaaaatggagaaaattaaaagaaaaatattaaagaaagggCAAGAAATTGAAAGGGCAAAACAATTGtaagagttaaaaattaaaagggcaAAAATATAGGTAACAGAAACAAAAGAAGTAAAGCTTCGTCACCGCAGCAACACTGTAGAAACCTTAAAGCTTCCGTCATCGACACCTACTGGTTCTTTTCCGACTACCgccttccccttttttttcggttagtaattgtttaatttcaacTGATTGTGGTTTTAAATTGAAACAATTAACACAAAGGTagcagagaagaagaagaagaaaaatttgggtTTGTCTTTGAAaggttaaatattttatgttatatagAAGTACTAACATTGTGAAAATGGGTCCcatatttttcaagtttatctaaaatctcatatggtgaaattataatattgtatCATACTGATAActtcaataaatttcattataaaaaatatttactttataatatattttgtcattttgtgtGCTGCTAAGTGTCCGATTAAGCTACTACACAGCAAGATTCATTGGTTATAAAAGTTTTATTGATAAGTCAAACTAAAGTGTGTATCTAGTAATATTATAAGCatatagtattatttataatagcaGTAAAAAGATCTTTTACAGTGGAATCATACCActtgtaaatttgtttattgATAGATAAATTATCTACAATAAAGGTTTCTTTTGGTTatctaattttattagtttctataatggtgtttaattgaatataatataatgcTTGTTCCTACTCTTTATAAATCATAAGagattacttttattttgaaaaactattcttatttaaattttgattcttatgattttaattgttaattgagTATTAACTTAAGATCATTTAATTTCAGAGATGAGGAGATTTTTGGTTGATAGAGCAAGTATTGAGAATGTGAATGTTGTACAACAAGAAGCCGAATTAGAACCGCCACCTAATGTGGTTAATGAGTTTAACCCAAATGAGATTGTGCGTGATCCAGGTCATAGTAAACAAACGAGCTTTCAAATATATTGCAAAGAAAAGATCTTAATATTGTGAATGCCATGGAATTAGTTGATGTTGTCAAAGCTCGGTTGGGCACAATGAGAGAGAGTGgctggaataatttttttgccgATGTCCAAGGATTTTGTGTTGCTAAAAGTATTCTGGTACCAAATATGGATGACGAAATACCAGTTCGGGGTCGTTCAAGAGCAGAAGGGAGGACTATCACTAATCTTCATCATTACCGTGCAAAGATTTTTTATGTTGCTATTGATAAAATATGTGTGGAGATGGATCACCGCTTTAGTGAAGGAAGTAACATTATACTTGATTGCTTCTCATGTCTTGACCCCAAGAACTCTTTCTCCAAGTTTGATGTTGATAAGCTTGCTCGTCTTGCTGATATTTATCATGCAGACTTTTCTTATGATGACCGAGGAACAATTAGGGATCAACTTGAAACTTATGTGCTTCAAGTGAGAAGAAATGCTTCTTTTTCCACTTGTGAAGATGTTCAAAGTTTGGCTATGAAGATGGTTCAAACTGAGAAACATTTGGTATTTCCATTGGTTTATAAACTTATTGAGCTAGCTTTGATATTGCCGGTGTCGACAGCATCCGTTGAAAGAGCTTTTTCAGCAATGAAGATTATCAAGTCTAAATTGCGCAATAAGATCAACGATGTGTGGTTCAATGACTTGATGGTATGTTACACCGAGCGGGAGATATTCAAGTCtcttgatgatattgatattattCGAACATTTACCGCAAAGAAGTCTCGGAAAGGACACTTGCCtcgtaattttatttaaccCGCGCTATTGTAAGATtatgtttatctcttttattttaaactatatttttgttgacaaaatgacaagtctcttttattttgattgattactatttacatattatatacAATGTGAATTtgctatctttaaatttttgcccaggctttataatttttctggCTCCGCCACTGCCTGATGGTGAAGGCCACTGGGACAAAACCTCAAGAAGGGGAGTTCGAGCCCTATTATCCTTCCACTCCCAACCCCTACCCCACTTGTATGTGATAAAAGATGAATGaatctttattttaatatctaaaagacttaaatatgattttagtcctttaaatttaattaattatttttttagtattttaaaaaatatctttattagtcttttcaatttttaaaaagttaattttagttcttttatttctttgtgTTAATAGTGTCATAATTTGTGATGATTGCTCaccatcataatttttttaatttaatttcttcaaaaataatttgtgagagtttaaactttttaaaatatgtaaaaaaaattgtcaaattccaatatcaatatttttattttcttctttaaaatcACCAAAATATACACACAAAAAATGGTCACCAATCCATATGAGTCAAATATTTTGGTAATTTAAAATCaccatattttttacaaaaattaaattagaaatatttattttggcagttaaaaatatcacaaattaTGAAATcataaacacaatgaacaaagATAAACTAAAAGTAGATTTTCGGAAATTTGAgaaaccaataaaaataattttgtttttgaagaaccaaaaaaaataattacccaaatttaaaagacaaaaaacatacTTAAGCCtatctaaaattataaaatatttttaatttagttttagaaattatttttaaaaaataatctatgaAATTGATGATTGTTAATCTAAGTTAGTCTCATCACTCTTAATCAACCTAACAACGTCAAATATGTTAATATCTAGTCTTCATGTTAACTCACATGTAATATCTTAAAATCACTACTTTAATCCTTAAAATTCTAGGATGTTATATGCATAGTCcctgaaatttttaaaatattacagtAGTtagtgaatttatttattttaatcaacaaaaaaaattatattaattataacaaGATACTAGTTGAACCAAATATAAGTTTAGATACATCTACATATAACTGAAAGTATTGACATAGTGATATAAGGTATTGTTATATTCACATATGGGAGCAACAAGAGAAtttgtgttcaattttactgtcagtaaaattttttaaaatcattgatAATAATACCAAGTAGAATTAATCTTTAATCCAATAGCTTGAAAAATGTCCGTATTCTTTAAtctaggaaaaaaaagataaatctaCATATGCATCACAGTTTAATGCATATTTATGCCATATACCAAGCATAAATATCTCTTAACCAATGGTTGGAAATTAAGCTTGTATCCCACCACTCTTATTGGTTATTCCCGCATATACCTTGTTAAGCATGAAAGGATTCAAGTCCGGACATATATTTAGTATACGTGTTTGCATTTTTCGAATTCTTTTCACGTCAAATTTCAAGTTTACGCAAAACTGCAGTTTATTGCTTTCATCTTGCTGTTAGTACTTATAAGTTATAAGCCACGGAATTAATTACTCCGCCCACTCATCTGTGTAGCATGCTGGCATGTCACATTGGCAAGAAGCTTTATGAAACTCAGTAACTAAATGAATTTTACAAGACGTAACGAATTATTTAATCTACAATATTGCTCATACTTTACGctatataatatatactatAGACTCAACAAAAGTCCGTAAGAGTATAAGACCATAACTTAACATGCTAGCTAACTCCGATGGCGATAGGCACGTTTCAAAGTTTCTAGAAATTTCAATCAACAATCCACGGTATTGTGTATAGACAAGGATTACTTGGAATTCATTCATATCAACACCAGGTATTAACTTCCTGATTTTGACATGAATTGATTACGCGCGTGATTCTATGCTCGAGTTTAGGTACTTGTTTGTTTAAGTGATTGTAAGAGAAAATAGTTTAGtaagaatatataattaaaacaaccaatatgtctttttttaaaaaaataaggtatCGAATTCAAGtgaataggaaaaataaaattgagagaggaaatttaatttcattaaaagtgaccatttatgttttaaaatgagATTAATCCTCCACACTAATGTCATGATGgtaaaaacaaaagtaaaacaaaaaaatttaaaaatatattttagtattttgtaaaaaattaaaaatagcttCCGTAAAAATGTTACatgaagttaatttttttaagatatcaAAAACGGACCTAAAGTCCAAAAGATTGATAAAAGTGGGTAGGAACCATGAATAATTCTCCTTATTGTGTTCACTTAGAAAGTAGTACTGAATATTTCCCCTAGTGTTCCAACAATATCCCCAACGCTGCTTTGAACAAGTCAATACTAATTAATGATGAGAGAATCTATAATCAATATTTAGTGATTATTCCTTAATTAGTTCATTGGTTGCACGTAGCAATGGAAACGTACAAAGCTTCTTAATTCCTATAGGAGCGATGAAAATTATGAAGCATATGTGGCCTGTtaatattaaaaaggaaaaccgGAGAAAAAATCATACTTACGACCAGAAACAGAAagtaattaacataatatatagataGGGATGAAATGAAAATGGTTGTCATTACATAGAAAGAATAATCATCTCTATTATGTGCTATATATATTGGTCTGTATTAATAGAAATAATACAAGGAACTAGGTGTTCCTGCTCAGGAAGAGAGAACCCTACTCTTAACTATGAAACTGAAATTAGTAAAACATGGTATATAGTTTGCTATGCTAAATTACAACTCATCAAACTTACAATGTTATTATGATCATATATCCTGAGCGTAGAAGTCAATAATCTCTTTCAAATTAAGCTTGAACAAAGAAGAACAATCATTGTGCATGAGCCACAACATGTGCTCGAACAAAATGGCATCCACATCGACAAAGACCACTCTACTACTTTGATGGAGATGATGATGATCCTTGTCCTCTTGATGATCCTCCTCCTTCCTCGTGGATGTGTCCATCAAAACCCGAAAAGGGTTCTCTTGTAATATGCAAGGGTCCACGAGGAACACCCTCTTCTCTTTTCCGACCACCACGGTTACAAGGCTCTCACATTCTTTGTCCTTCGTTAGGGGCCTATACCCCATGGAGCGTCTTCGGATCAATGATAATGGCATGACCAAGCAATTCATAGAATGAGCAAATATAGATTATGTGATAAGAATTGAAGTGAAGGAGTGAGATTAAGATTAAAATGTTTATGGGATGATGTGGGAACTCAAACACTAGTTAGCTTATTAGCTAGATATATATATGTGCTACATCAAGTAGCACTATAAGCGATTAGATCCAAGAAGGGACCATATTAGAAATTGTCCAAACGTTGAAGTAGCACTAGTTACTATAGAGAGAgcaagtgtttttttatttattattttgacccCAATTTACTATTATCAAGTGTTTCTTTTAGTCTATCAAAGGAGGCAATTTTGTTTGAATAGACAATTATAacttatgaaatttttttaaaatgtttaatgcAACTGCATGTCTAACATTCATGAaattcaatattaatatttaaggaGAAATAATATTTCACTAGTTATTCAAACTCTTGGTGATTCATCAAgtagtattttattattaaatgattttgaTTAGGATAACAATTTCTTAATCAATCAGAACTATTTTACACCGTTAATAGATCATAATTAGTAATTTATTCCTCCAAATTAAACTAATGATGGTGTCACTTTAATTTGGTATGGGTTGGGTTAGGGTGTTGGAGTGCAAGGGAAGCGCGTGGTTGAGTGTGATTTTCGGGCAGTGGCGCGTGGTTTTTTATTGATTGTAAAATGTCATACGTCACGGTCTGGTCTGCTAAGTGGTCGAGGTGTGACTTTCGGGCAGTGGCGCGTGGTTTAGCGACTTAGTCCATACGCTCCACTGCAACACGCAAGTTTCAACGTCTCATGCACAACACAGAACATCGtgcttttaaataaataaataatgggtGCAAAAAGCCACTTCATAAATGACATCTGACAACGAAACTCACCTTTCAAAATTCGAAAGCTTTCACAAAAGAAGCAAAGAAACGCTTCACTTTGGATTAGATGATCATTACTCACATTTTATCCCatattcctctctttttttttaaaaaaaaatgtgggttTCAAAGACAGATATCCGAGGATTTAAAATAACTTCTATACTTTAGTCAATCACTGAGATAAATCCTCTCGAATAAGTACCTCTTTTGAAACAAGACGGAAATACTTATAATGAATTTTCTGTGAAAAATATACGTCCcgattaaaaacattaaatgaaCAACATAAGAATATATTTGGTTacatttaatgttttaaaagcatttaatgttttctttatttaataaaattatgaaagattatttgaatataattgCTTAAGATGACATAGAATTGTTCCTCTTTGAAGAGTACAgaacttaaaaaacaaattttttttcttagctttactaagaatgaaaaataatgaaatgaatgTGCAAGTATTTATGGGACATGCATGATTGACACGTGAAGTGGCCGCggttgaaatttcaaaatgaatgaATACGCAGCTCAGATGATAGAAACACTACTCACGGCTAATGAATGCATGCGGAACCAAATCTCTAGTAAACTCAGAATTAAATCAACAATGGGTCTTGCTGATGACCAAGGACAGTGgtgaattaaaacataaaagattttattagaaattatacgatagcatatttaaaaattattggagAATGTATTTTTAGGCATCCAAATAAAAACCTTTACTCTTACTTCTTTAACCAGTGACACTGATTAGCATTTACCACAAACAATAAAGCACGATGCATGGAGGAAAGCACATTCTGATTCTGCTATATGCTACTGCATAGTGCAGACAGCAATCTTCAAAATGACAGAATTCGGATAAGGGGCACCATATCCTTGGCTATCATCACTAGAAATgttacgataaaaaaaaaatcctaataatcAACTGAAGAACTTTAACCTTAAGATAGACTGTTCTAAAGTCAGTCTCAAAAATGCAGTTAGCATTTTAGAATTGACCTCTAGCCACTACTTTGAACAGGCATCATGCTAAATACGACGCAGTTTCTGCACTGTTAATCCGAAGTCACATCTTCTTTACTGATGAGATTGGCCAGCCCATAGTGGATGATGGTACATGGGCATATTATGAACGGGCTGGCTAGCATTATTGTAGAGTCCATGTCCAGACCCAGGCCCTGGCCCCCTACAAAAAGGACTATGATCCTGTTCCTCAGAGGACTCAGTTGAAGGCCCTTGAGAGGTAGGACTATTTGGGGTCATGGATGAACCAAAGGTTAGCATTTGGGGTGGTGGTGCAGAAGAAGACCCAGATTTCAGGGCATTGGAGCTCGACTTTTTCGCATCCGCAATAAAGCTGCCCACAATGACCTATCAATGATTGAAAAATAGTCACATAAATAAAGCATCAAAGTTTCGACAATCCTATTCCTATTATGCATAAAAGCCCCCAATAGTATGCTCAAGATATTATATACACTATCAAAATCATCAATCGACATAAATTTATACTATTTGAAAGCAATACCTGTACAGTTGATGCTGCAATTAGCGTTCCAGCAACTCCGCCACCCAAAACACGTCCATCGGACCCTGCAAGGGTTACATTCAAAGTGCATGTTCTACTGCGTTCACTGTTATTTtcagattgctgcaaagaaccTGATAAAGATATAATCTCAAAGCGGCCCTACAATGTAAATAGACATCACGTGAAGAGAATGAACATAAAGActgatatatttaattatatactcATCCACAAGTGTGAAGTAATAACATTGCCACTTcactaatatataaaattaaacataaagcaACACATAGTTCCACAAAGTGTTTGACACGCTAACACGTTCCACAAAGATGTCAGTGCTTCCCAGGAAACACTGACACCTTTGTGGAACAGCATGTCAGAGACTTAAAAGACACAATACTTGTCAGACACACCTTCAGCACgtgtcaattaaaaaataatttgttttcagCTCAGACACCTCTTTGACATAACTTGGACACCTTTCCAACAAAGTTTGAGCACAAGTCATGAGAGTGAGACAGCACCTACTGTTGGTTAAACACTTCCAAGACACTCCTACCATAAAAATAAAGTCAACTTAAAAATATTGCAAggcacataaattttttttgtgagcCTCATTTCCATAGGACTTAACTAACTTTATAACTATTAAGAGATATGTTTCTTAGTATTTTATCTGTGGGTCATTATTATATGAAATTTGTAAAGcttaacaattttgtttttagaatGTTGTGTGTGTGTAAGCGGTGTCTGTGTTAGAGTCGGGGCTTCATAGGATATTACAATGCTTAATGATTGGGATATTTGACATCCAAAACTTATCAGCAGGAAGTGATTATTATGCTGTGTTTGTATTCCCGTTCACTCACATTGAAAGTGTAATtgacttaaaccaaacacacactCAGGTGTGGGATGAATATGAAGACTGGCAGGTAATGGAGACAGAGAGGCTATGCACTGAaagacacaaatgcaacaaatatAAACACTTCCAATTCTGCAAGATCTTTGCCCAGAAGGGCCAAATTACGTTGACAGTATCCCTATTACACTAAGGCATGCTCATCATAACTAAGATCCAGTTCCATCCACAACAATAGAAACATAATTCCAAAGCACCTTTTTCC belongs to Glycine soja cultivar W05 chromosome 5, ASM419377v2, whole genome shotgun sequence and includes:
- the LOC114411507 gene encoding uncharacterized protein LOC114411507, which gives rise to MELVDVVKARLGTMRESGWNNFFADVQGFCVAKSILVPNMDDEIPVRGRSRAEGRTITNLHHYRAKIFYVAIDKICVEMDHRFSEGSNIILDCFSCLDPKNSFSKFDVDKLARLADIYHADFSYDDRGTIRDQLETYVLQVRRNASFSTCEDVQSLAMKMVQTEKHLVFPLVYKLIELALILPVSTASVERAFSAMKIIKSKLRNKINDVWFNDLMVCYTEREIFKSLDDIDIIRTFTAKKSRKGHLPRNFI
- the LOC114411296 gene encoding auxin-responsive protein SAUR77-like; protein product: MGYRPLTKDKECESLVTVVVGKEKRVFLVDPCILQENPFRVLMDTSTRKEEDHQEDKDHHHLHQSSRVVFVDVDAILFEHMLWLMHNDCSSLFKLNLKEIIDFYAQDI